Proteins from a genomic interval of Zingiber officinale cultivar Zhangliang chromosome 1B, Zo_v1.1, whole genome shotgun sequence:
- the LOC121989317 gene encoding AT-hook motif nuclear-localized protein 28-like, whose protein sequence is MKDEAFQHHYLHHRQQQQQQQQQQQQQRSFSDEVDSSRSSGETKRIKVDEPKDKERAAAEGSTIEVAKRPRGRPPGSRNKPKIPVAITRDEELSSAMCPHVLEIPSGHDVVDSLAGFSRRRNLGVSVLSGTGAVANVTLRQPQLGGAASVSTIAFRGHFEILSISATFLPPAMAALSSASGAGGGLISISLAGPQGQVVGGIVAGPLVAAGTVVIVAAAFAKPTFHRLPSADDASVSIPVSGDMEDHEHNTYAQRRHQGPVDAVSAAAAAAEPTGLSIYGSHAASDVIWAPMARPPQPPTF, encoded by the coding sequence ATGAAGGACGAAGCTTTTCAACACCACTATCTCCACCaccgtcagcagcagcagcagcagcagcagcagcagcagcagcagaggAGTTTCTCCGATGAAGTCGACAGCAGCAGGAGCAGCGGTGAGACTAAGAGGATAAAGGTCGACGAGCCCAAGGACAAGGAGCGGGCGGCGGCGGAGGGGTCGACGATCGAGGTGGCGAAGCGGCCCCGAGGGCGGCCGCCCGGTTCCAGGAACAAGCCCAAGATCCCCGTCGCTATCACGCGCGACGAGGAGCTGTCTTCCGCCATGTGCCCTCACGTCCTCGAGATCCCCTCAGGCCACGACGTCGTCGACTCGTTGGCCGGCTTCTCCCGCCGCCGCAACCTCGGCGTCTCCGTCCTCTCCGGCACCGGCGCCGTCGCCAACGTGACCCTCCGCCAGCCCCAGCTCGGCGGAGCCGCATCGGTTTCCACGATCGCCTTCCGCGGCCACTTCGAGATCCTCTCCATCTCGGCCACGTTCCTGCCGCCGGCTATGGCGGCGCTGTCGTCCGCATCCGGCGCGGGCGGGGGCCTGATCTCGATCTCTCTGGCAGGACCTCAAGGGCAGGTGGTGGGCGGAATCGTGGCGGGGCCACTGGTGGCTGCGGGGACGGTGGTGATAGTAGCCGCCGCATTCGCCAAGCCAACCTTCCACCGCCTTCCGTCAGCAGACGACGCGTCGGTCTCTATCCCAGTCTCCGGCGACATGGAGGACCACGAGCATAACACGTACGCGCAGCGGCGCCACCAAGGGCCGGTGGACGCGGTCTCGGcagcagcggcggcggcggaaCCCACCGGCCTGTCAATCTACGGGAGCCACGCAGCGTCGGACGTCATTTGGGCGCCCATGGCGCGCCCTCCACAACCCCCCACATTCTGA